The window CGCCCACTTTAGGCGCTCCCACTCGCCGTCGCCGGCCCGCTCCTCGATCTCGTCGAAAGTCAGCCCCTCCTCGGCGTACTCCCTGACGTCCTCAACGACGTCGAGCGGGTGTTTCTCCTGCTTGTACTGTTCTACTGTATTCATATTGGCCCCTCCAGAGAACCGAGCTGTGTACCTCGAGTCATCAGTGCGACACCGGGGTCGCCCCCGTGCGTGTAACTCAATACACATCACCGACGATCATGTACGTCTCCGTGCCGGACACGACTGCCACCGCCCGCCGCTATCGTCATATGTTACCGGCACCCACGACAGGGCCGGTGGAGTCCAGAGCCCACAGACCCGTCAGTCACCCTACTGCCGGGGTGAAATTACCGCTCGAGGGAGTGTGCGCATCGTCAACACAGATGAAACAGCAGAACCGCAGGACGGGCCCGCTGTATCCGCCTGCGCGCGGCGGCAACAACAGGATTTTATTGCCTCTTCCGGCGAACGGGAGCGAGACATGCCAGCGGGCAGAGACTTAACTCCGGTGCGGGGCACTCGAAACCAATGAGCGGAGACACATGCGAGCGCACGACGGACGAGGAGCGGGACGAAGCGGAGGAGCGAGCACACCTATCGGACGTCGACGACGGCTGCGGCTGCGCCGAGGTCTGGGAGCACCTGTCGGAGGAACGCGAGGCCGCGAGCGAAGCGAGCGGCCTCGACTGAGCGACCGAGAGCGACCGCTAGGAGGCCTCGCACTGAGCGAGCGACGAAGCCGCGAGCCGCGAAGGAGATGACGCTCTCGACTACTCCTCGGGGAGCAGGCGGTCGACGACCTCCTCGGGGTCGAACGGTTCGAGGTCGTCGTAGTCCTGCCCGGTCCCCAGGAAGAGGATCGGCTTGCCCGTCACGTGGGCGATGGAGATTGCCGCGCCGCCCTGCGGGTCGGCGTCGGCCTTCGTGAGGACGGCGCCGTCGACCTCCGCGGCGTCGTCGAACTCGCGGGCGCGGTTGACCGCGTCCTGGCCCGCGACCGACTCGTCGACGAAGATGGTCATGTCCGGATCGATGACCCGGTCGATCTTCTCCAGTTGCGCCATCAGGTCGTCGGAGGTGTGCAGGCGGCCGGCGGTGTCGCCCAGCACGACGTCGACGTCGTTGGCCTCGGCGTACTCGACGGCGTCGTAGAGCACAGCGGCCGGGTCCGAGCCCTGCTCGTGGGAGATCAGGGTCCGGTCGAGGTTGTCCGCGTGCTTCTGGAGCTGCTCGTTGGCGCCGGCCCGGTAGGTGTCGCCGTTGGCCAGCACCGTCGAGATGCCGTGGTTCTCCAGCCGCTCCGAGAGCTTCGCGATGGTCGTGGTCTTGCCGACGCCGTTGACGCCGGTGAACACGATGGTGACCGGCTTGTCGGCCTCGGCGATGCGCTCCTCGAAGTCGAACTGGCCGACGCTGATCACGTCGTACAGCGCCTCACGGAGCGCGTCCTGGACGAGGTTGCCGGTGCTCTCCAGCCGACGGCGGGTCTCGCCCACGAGGTTCTCCTTCACGCCGTCGAGGATCTCCTGGGCGACCCCCATCTCCACGTCGCTGGACAGCAGCGCCATCTCGAGGTCGTCGAGGTGGTCGTCGAGGTCGTCCTCGTCGATGACGGACTTGCCCGTCGCGAGGACCTTGGCGCGCCCGAGGACGCCGCGGCCGCCGTCGTCGTCTTCCTCGTCGGCGCCCGCCTCGGACGCCGCGTCTTCGGCGTCGGCGTTGGCGTCGGCCTCGGACGCTGCGTCTTCGGCGTCGGCGCCCGCCTCGTCGGGCTTTGCCTCGGCGTCGGACGCGGCGTCGTCCTCGACGTCCGGCTCGGTCGCCGCGTCGGGCTCCGGTTCGGCTCCGGGGGCCGGCTCCGCCTCGGACTCGGTCGCTTCGGCGGCGGCTTCCTCGTCCGTCGGTTCCTCCTCAGCCGCCTCCTCGGCAGCCTCGGCGGCCTCCTCGTCCACGTCCTCCTCGACGTCGGACGTGAAACTGCCGAGCTTGTCTTTCAGTCCGTCGAACATGTCGCTCCCTTACTCGTCGCCCTGCTCTTCCTGCTGCATCATCTGCTGCATCTGCTGTTGCTGCATCTGCTGGGCCTGCTGCTCCAGCTGCTCCTTCTCGGACTCCAGCTCCGCGATCTGGGACTCGAGCTCCTCGATCCGGTCGTCGATGGTGTCCTTCTTGGTCTCGAGGCTGTCGACGGCGCCGTCCTGGTCGCGCTCGGCGGAGTAGCCGCCGCCCAGCGAGACGACGATCTCGTCGATGTCGGCGATCTCGGCGCGGGCGTAGGCGTCGCCGCCCAGCGGCACCTGCACCGTCGCGCCGGACTCGAGGGTCCCGATGGCCTCGATGGCCTCGTCGATGTCGGTCTGCTCCTCGCGCAGGCTCTCGATCTCCTCCTCGACGGCCTCCTGCTCCTGTTCGATCTGCTCGATCTCCTGTGCGACCTGCTGCATCTGGCCGCCACCGCCGCCGCCACCCAGGCTCATGCTTCCACCTCCTCGACTTCGATCTGCGTGCGCTTGAGGTTGTGCTGGGAGCCGAACTCGGCGTAGGTGCGCTCCTCGGCGACGTCCTCGTTCGGTGCGTCGACGCCGGTCTCGAATGCCTGCCAGCCCTCTCGAGCCTCGAACGAACCCGTCACAGTATACTCGGTCATGTGTTCTCGTGCGGCTGGGGCAGGGAAGTATCTTCCGTCTCCCGGTCTCGCGCCTGCTCGGCCGTTTCGCAGCGAAAACCCGGGGACTGGAGCCCGTCGTCCGCCAACGAGGGCCGCTCGTTCAGCAAGCGCTCTCGCGAGCGAGACCGGCTCGCGTCCGCGGAGCGAGTGACGACGACAACGGCAACCACGACATCGACTACGCGGATCTGGTCGACCTCTTCGAGCGGGTCTGAAAGTCGACGGGAGAACAGCGGCGCGCCGGATCAGTCGATGTAGCCCAGCGCGTCCTCGATGCGGCCCAGTTCCGGGCCCGTCGTGTCCCGGCCGACGACGTAGCCGGCGTCGTTGGCCAGCAGGCCCGAGCCGACGAGCGGCGCGCCGTAGTTGACCGTCCCGATGTCGGCGGGAACGCCCAGCAGCTCCTCGAGGGCGTCGAGTTCGGGGTCGGTGGCCTTGGGGTGACAGAGCACCCCGCGGTCGGTCGTGACGGCGGCGGTGCCGACCGTCTCGACGTCGGCCAGCGTCCCGCGCTCGACGGGGACCTCGAGGGCGTCCTCGACGGCCTGAACGGCCTCCCGCGAGAGGTCGGCGTGGACGTACGCCCCCGCGTCGTTGCAGAGGACGACGTTGCCGGCGGCGTTGATCCGCCCCGGCAGTTCGTACACCGGCAGGTCCACGGCCTCGGCGATGCGCTCGCGCTCCGTCTCGCGGACGCGACTGGAGACCAGCAGGCCGTTCTCGTTGCCCGTCGCCAGCGCGCCGACGGTGCCGGACCCGCCGACGGTCGTCGGGACGACCGGGACCTCCAACTCCGCCTCGAGGTCCGCGGCGAGGTCGTCCTCGACGTCGGGACGGACCAGCAGGCACTGGTCGGTCGCGCGCGCGAAGACGCCGACATACGCCGAACCGGAGAAGGCCGCGCGGAGCAAGATTCTACGCCGTCTCTGCTTCGACGACGCTCTCGCCCTCTTCGTCGAAGCGGGCGGCCCGGACGCGGAGCTTCCGCGGCGGGTTCGAGCGGCCCCGCTCCCAGATGGCCTCGTTGATCGAGGGGTCCAGGCGGATGGCGTCCTCTTCGACCGCGAAGTGCTTGGCCAGGTGCTGGCGGACGATGGACATCGCCCTGTCGGCCCGCTCCTGGCTCGGCGCCGCGTTCGCGTCGCGGAGCGGAACCGTGACGACCCGCTCCTCGAAGTCGCTCGCGCTCATTATTCGTCCGTGCTGCTACGCCGCCAGTTGCGACGCTTGGGGTTGCGCTGCGTTTCGCGGTCCGTCTTGAGGATGACCCACGCCGGGACGCGACTGTTCTGGTTGTCGAGTTTCGCGAGCCGCTGTTTCTTGGCCTTCGACTTCTTACCCATGGTGTAGTGGATTTCCGGGGCGGGGCATAAATGTGTGTTCTTTCGCGAGCGCCGCCGCCCGCGCCGCGTCGACTGCCGATCGATCCCGCCGTGCGCGCGTTATCAGCCGCTGGAATCGGAGGCTGAGAGTTATACCGTGGGAGCCGAGAGAGGGGAGGGATGAGACGGCGGACGCTGCTTCGGTCGCTCGGTGCGAGCGCTGCCGCGTTCGGAGCGGGCTGTCTCGGGCTCGGCGGGGAGGTCGTCGTCAGCGTCCAGCAGAGCGTGCGCGTCCCGGCGGGCGAGGGCTGGAGCCGGGAGCTACCGGACGTGTCCGACTCCGGCGGGGCGATCTCCTACGAGGCCACGTCCGAGGACGAGTCGTTCGACGTCTACCTCTTCCGGGCGGAGCAGTTCCGGTACTACGACGAGTACGTGAAAGGCCGCGACCCGGAGCGGACGCCGAAGGGCATCGAGCAGTTCAGCAAGGTCGCCGTGGAGACCGACGGGGGCGTCTACGAGGCCGCGACCGCGAACGGCGGGGCGCGGGAGTCGCTGGACGCCGCGGGGCCGTACCACTTCGTCGTCGACCACTCGAACTACCGGCTGGGACACCGGATGGACGACCACGCCGACGAGCTGTCGGCGTTCGTCGAGCTCGAACTCGTCGAGGACAGGATCTAAACGAGCGCGAGCGGGACCATCGCCAGGGCGCCGACGAGGGCACCGGCGACGAACTCCCGGCGGCCGCCGCCGGAGAGGTCCCGGCCCCGCTCCAGGGCCTCGGGGACGAACTCGGTGGCGACGAGGGAGACCATCGCGCCCGCGGCGAACCCGAACCCCAGCGGGAGGAGTCCGCGAGCCAGCGAGACGAAGGCGAAGGCGAGCACGGCGCCGACGGGCTGGGGCAGCGAGGAGAAGACTGCCCACCACACCATCCGCCACTCGCCGACGCCGAGCGAGCGCAGCGGGATGGCGACGGCCACCCCCTCCGGGACGTTGTGGATCGAGATGGCGACGGTCATGAACGCGGCGAGGACCGGGAGCGCGACGCCCGCGACGGTCACCGTCTCGGCGTCGGCGAAGCCCAGTTCCGCGAAGGAGACGCCGACGGCGACGCCCTCCGGGAAGCTGTGGACGGTCAGTACGCCGAGGATGAGCACGAGCTTCCGGAAGTCCGCGCGCTCGTACTCCCCGGGGTCGGGGTCGACGCCGTCGACGACCGCGTGGCCGGCGGCGACGAGCGCGACGCCGGCCAGCGCGCCCGGAGCGAGCAGCCAGGCGTCGCCGTAGGCTAGCCCCTCCCGGACCAGTCCGAACAGCGACGCGGCGACCATGATCCCCGAGGCGAGCCCCCACAGCGCGACGTTCCAGCGGTCGTCGAACTCCTCGACCAGGAAGAACGGGAGCGCCCCGACGCCGGTCGCCAGCGCGGTCACCAGCCCGGCCACGAAGACCACCGCGAGGTCCGCTGCCAGCCCCATACCGTCGCTTGCCTGCGGCGACGGGTAAGCCCTCTCGCGAACCTGATCGCTCGGGAGCCCCGATCGACCGTCAGGGTCCTGTCAGCCGTCGATCGGGATCCGCTCCAGCGTCGTGTACTCGGGCCCGTCGCTCCGCAGCACGCTCTCGGTCAGCCGAATCTCCTCGACCCGAAGCGTCCCGACCTCGGGATGGCGCTCACGGACGACCTCCTGGACCAGTTCCTTGCCGCCGGCGTGCTCCATCCGGGCGAGGGTGGCGTGGGGCGTGAAGTCGTGGTCCTCCGGATCGAAGCCCATCGCCGTCATCCGGTCCTCGATGGCCTCGTGGAGGCGCGTCAGTTCCTCGCTGCCCTCCTCGGCGCCGAGCCACACGACGCTGATGTAGTCCAGGCTCGGGAACACCCCCAGCCCGGCGAAGCGGGCCTCGAAGGGGTCGACGCCGGCCTGCTCGACCGCCGCCTCAAGTTCCGTCGCGAGGTCGTCGACGCGGTCGGGATCGGTGTCCCCGAGGAACTTCAGCGTCACGTGGGCCTGCCCGGGATCGGTGACGTTCAGCCCCGACGCGTCGACCAGCAGGTCCTGCACCGCGGCCACCTCGTCGACGAGCCCGTCGAGGTCGACGCTGACGAACAGTCGCTTGCCCATAGCGGCGGTCCGGGCGCCGGCGCCTTGAGTGTTCGACACCGGTGCGCTTTTTTCCGGACTGGGGCCCACATTCATCGACGGCCCGGCAGGCAGCGACGAACCCGGACCCGAGCGGCCGTGACCGGGACGTAGCCCTTAACAGGCCGCCTCGCCAACGGAGGATAATGACTGACCGAGAGCCCGACGACCACGAGTTCTCCTCCGGACAGGGGTTCGACGACCCCTACGAGGGGTTCGACCTGGAGACCCCCGAACTGTCCGTGGACACGGACAAGGTCGACCCCGTCGACTCGCGGGTCCTCACGGACATGCTCGACGAGGACAGCGTCGCCGCCGACGAGGTCGACGCCGAGCAGCTGATCGACGTCGGCGTCTCCTACGTGCACATCAACCGCCACGAGCAGGCCGCGGACACCTTCGAGCGGGCCGCCCGCTTCACCGACGACGAGCGGCTCCAGCAGGAGGCCTGGACCAACAAGGGCGCGGCCCACGCCGAGATGGAGGAGTGGGACGCCGCCGTCGGCGCGTACAAGGAGGCGCTGAACGTCGCCGAGGAGTCCGACCACGCCGCCACGGCCGAGACGAACCTCGCCTACGCCCTCTGGGAGTCCGGCCGCACGGAGCAGGCCCTGGAGCACGCCGAGCGGGCCGTCGAGATCGACCCCCGGTTCGCCGAGGGCTGGTACAACCGCGGGTTCTTCCTGCTTGAGCGCGGCCTGGCCGAGGACGCCGTCAACGCCTTCGACAACGCCATCCGCCTGGGCTTCCGGAACGCGGACATCTTAGAGGAGAAGGCCCGCGCCCTGGAGGAGATGGGCGAGTACGACCGCGCCGAGGAGGTCGCCGAGGAGGCCGAGGAGCTGCGCGAGGAGGCCGAGCAAGAGCTGCTGGAATGATACTCAACGAGCGCGAGACAGAGGAGGGGCTGCTCGTCTCCGTCTGCGACCCCGACGTGATGGGCGAGACCTTCGAGAACGGCAAGGTCTCGCTGACCGTCGACGAGGAGTTCTACGGCGGCGAGGAGGCCGACGAGCAGGCGGTCGTCGAGAGCCTCGCGAAGTGCACGACGGCCAACCTCGTCGGCGAGGAGAGCGTCGCGCTGGCCATCGAACACGGGTTCGTCGACGAGGAGAACGTCCTCGACCTCGACGGGACCCGCCACGCGCAGCTGCTCTGGATGTGAGCACCGCTCTCGCGGCGCCTGCTGCCATCCTGCGGCCGCTGCTTGCCGCTGGAGCTACTCGATTCGCAGCGACCCCAGGTTCCAGCCGCCGGTGAGGACCACCAGCCGAAGCGTGTGCAGGCCGGCCGGGAGTTCGACGGTCGTCCCGGCGGTCTCCCAGTCGTACCACCCGCCGGTGGCGTCGAACGTGACGGCCTTCAGCGGCGTCCGGTCGACCACGACGCCGAACGTGCCGCCGCCGTAGTCGGCCTCCGCGGCGACCCGGGCGCTGACCTCGTACTCGCCCGGCCGCGCGACGTCCACGTCGTAGGCGAGCCACTCGTCGCTCGCGAGCCAGCCGACCCCGCCGTCCTCGGCGATGGGGCCGTCGTCGACCTCGCGGACGTAGCGGTACTCGTGGTAGCTCCCGCCGGAGATCCGTCCGGGGACCTCGTGGCGCTCCCGACCGGGGCGTTCGTCGACGCCGCCCCGCTCGGTTCGGTCGCCCGACGGCTCCGACGGGCCGGTATCGCTGACGCTCCCCCCGTTCTCCCGACCGGTCGAACCCACCATCGTGCTTTTTTCTCATTCGCTATTCCCAATACTTTTTCGGTCGCCGCGATAATGGTACCGGCCCGGCCGCAGTATACTTCGGTTCGCGCGTGTGATGCATCGGTATGTACTCGCGGAACCACCTCCTGCTCTCCGTCGCCGTCGGTGCCGGGGCGGCGTGGCTCCTCGACCTGCCGGTGCCCTGGTGGGCGGCCGTGGCGATCGCCGCCGTGGTGGGCGTCGGGATCGACGTCGATCACTTCCTCGTGGCGCGGTTGACCACCGGTGAGTGGGCGGCCGTGCGACGGGCGCTGGCGAACCCGCGGGCCGTCTTCGTCGACCAGGGCGCGCTCTTCGAGCCCGGCGAGATCTGGCCGATCCAGCGGCTCTGTAGCCACGTGGCGCTGGCGGGGCCGCTGGTCGGCGGCGCCTGGCTGGTCGACGCCGGCCTGGGGCTCCTGCTCGCGGCGGTCCTGTACGCGCACCTCCTCTCGGACCTGCTCTGGGACGTCGCTCGGCTCGACGTCTATCGAGAGCGACACGCGGCGTACGCTGGCGAAGGGAGAGACTGATCCCCCACTCGGCACCGTCGGACCGCACCAGATCCGCGGTACCGCCGGGAGCGCAGCAGGTGTCGTGCCCGTGAGGGGGTCGCCGTCGGTCGGGTTTTCCTGGCGACTCCCGGCACCCCTCCGGGAGATACCGCTACCCTCGCATAAGCATTGTGCTAGTTTTTCATTATCGATATCGCCAGGAGAGGTTTCGGGGAACCGAAATAATGTTCCCCGTCGAGCCCCTCCCTATAGGTAATGGAGCAGAGCGAACGAGACGGGCTAGACGTGGAGCGCATACGGGAGGACTTCCCGATCCTCCAGCGGGAGTTCCGGGGCGAGCAGGTGGCGTACCTCGACAACGCGGCGACGAGCCAGACGCCCGACCAGGTCGTCGACGCCATCGCTCACTACTACCGGCACACGAACGCCAACGTCCACCGCGGCCTCCACCACCTCAGCCAGGAGGCCTCCGTCGCCTACGAGGAGGCCCACGACCGCGTCGCCGAGTTCATCGGCGCCGAGGGCCGCGAGGAGGTCGTCTTCGGCAAGAACACCACAGAAGCGATCAACACCGTCGCGTACGCCTGGGGACTGGCCGAACTGGGCCCCGGCGACGAGGTCGTCCTGACGGAGATGGACCACCACGCCACGCTCGTGACGTGGCAGCAGATCGCGAAGAAGACCGGCGCCGACGTGAAGTTCGCCCGCGTCGACGACGAGGGCTACCTCGATCTGGACCACCTCCGGGAGCTGGTCACCGACGACACCGAACTGGTGGGGGTCCCCCACGTCTCGAACACGCTCGGAACCATCGCGCCCGTCGAGGAGATCGGCGAGATCGCCCACGACCACGGCGCGCTGTACTTCGTGGACGGCGCCCAGTCGGTGCCGCACATGCCCGTCGACGTCCAGGCGATGGACGCCGACTTCTTCGCCTTCTCCGGGCACAAGATGTGCGGCCCGACCGGCATCGGCGTCCTCTACGGCAAGGAGCACCTGCTGGAAGAGATGCAGCCGTACCTCTACGGCGGCATGATGATCGAGAAGGTCACCTTCGAGGACTCCACCTGGCACGAACTGCCCTGGAAGTTCGAAGCCGGCACGCCACCGATCGCCCAGGGCATCGCGCTGGCGGAGGCCTGCGACTACCTCGACGACATCGGCATGGAGCGGGTCCAGCGCCACGGCGAGCGCCTCGCCGAGTACGCCCACGACAGGCTCTCGGAGTTCGACGACATCACCATCCTCGGTCCGCCGGCCGACGACCGCGCCGCGCTGGTCTCCTTCAACCTCGACGACGTCCACGCCCACGACGCCTCCGAGATCCTCAACGACTACGCCGTCGCCGTCCGCGCCGGCGACCACTGCACCCAGCCGCTGCACGACAAGCTCGGCGTCCCCGCCTCTACCCGCGCCTCGTTCTACGTCTACAACACGAAAGAGGAAGTCGACAAGCTCGTCGCCGCCCTCGACGACGCACGGCAGCTGTTCGCGTAGAATTATGCCTCACTTTCCCTGACGACGTATCTATCCACTTTCCTATCGTTCACGGTCCAGCTACGGCCGTTCCCGCCCGGGTTTATGTCACACTCTGGCAAACTCCGTGATCCGGGTACACCATGTCAGACCAGGACACGGAAGACTTCATGATCCTCCGAGCGCTGGACGAGCCGATCACCGAGGAGGAACTACAGGCGGCGGGCGAGGAGTCCGGAGAGGCCCTGAAAGCGCTCCGCGAGGACGGAGTCGACATCGAGTGGGTCGAGTCGGAGGTGCTCACGGACGAGGACGGGCAAGTGACGGGGACGTTCTGTCACTACCGGGCCGAGGACGAGGACGCGATCCGGGAACACGCCGATCGGGCCGGCCTCCCCGCCACTCGCATCGATCGTCGCGGGGAACCGCTCGACGGTGAGTGACGCGCGGTCGGCGGAGGCCCACAGCGCGCCGTCATCGCCTGGAACGTAAGTGTCTGAAGGCCGTCACTACCGGTATGGCGGCCGACGACACGCTCACGTCCGCGGACATCGAGGACAGGATACAGCAGCTCGGTCGGTTCACCCGGCTCCTGAAGGCGGGATTCGGAATCATCCTTGCCGCCTTCCTGCTCGCCGTCGCCGGTAGCCTCCCGGCCAACCTCGACAGCGTCGCCAGCGCCGTCGACGCGGTCCTGCTGCCGCTGATCTTCGTCGGTATGGGCCTGCTGCTCTTCGGTATCGGTATGCATCTGCACATCATGCACCTGAACCTCGTGCGACAGCTGCGCGATCAGGACGAGTAGTGATCGAGCGACGGTCCGGGCGGGGAGAACGGGTGATGCCCGTCGGAAAGCGTCCTCAGTACTCGCCAGCGGGCGCGACATCCCCCTGGTCGATCGGATCCTCGAGATCGCCCATGATGGCCTCGAGCATGTCCGTCACGGTCACCATGCCGACGACCGCGCCGTCCTCGATGACCAGCGCCAGCTCCTGGTTCTCCGCCTGGAACTGGTCGACAGCGTCGCTGACGTCGACGTCGGGCGAGAGGGTCATCGGCGGCGCGGCGAGCGCCTCGAAGTCGACGTCGCCCTCGGCCAGCGCCTCCCGCTGGCGGCCCAGGATTGGCGTGTAGACGATGCCCTCGAACTCGGTCAGTTTCTCGCCGATCAGCGGGTACCGCGTGTGGGGGTTCTCGGCCATCCGCCGGAAGTTCTCCTCCGGATCGACCGCCGTCGAGAGGGCGACGATCTCGTCGGCCGGGAGCATCACCTCGCGGACGGGCTGTTCGCCGACGGCCAGCGCGTTCAGCACCTCCTCGCGGCGCTCCTCGGAGACGTCGCCCTCCTCGAGGACCGACCCGACCCGGTTCCGGAGGTCGGCGCGGGACTCGATGACGTCCTCCTCGGTCTCCAGCCACGCGCCCGTCATCTCGACGCCCATCAGTCGCAGCGTCCACTTGGCGACGGCGTCGCCCAGCGTGATGACGGGCGAGATCAGCCTGTGGAACCAGTACAGCGGCGTCGCGCCGTACCGGCACACCGTCCGGGAGCGCTCGACGCCGAGGTACGTCGGCGTCTGCTCGCCGTGGGTCAGGTGGACGAGGTTGATCAGCAGGAAGGCGAGGATGCCGCCGGAGCCGATCGAGGCCAGCACCGTGTTCGCGAAGAGCGGCTCGAAGATGGCCGCCAGCGCCGGCTCGGCCACGATCCCGACGGCGATGCTGGAGGCGGTGATCCCCACCTGGCAGGTGGTGAGATACAGCTCCAGGTCGTGGGTCATCTCCCAGGCGCGGCGGAGCGCGCCGTCGGCGTCGCCGACGAACTCGTCCTCGGTGTACTGGCGTGCGCGAGTCAGTGCGAACTCGATGGCCACGAAGAAGGCGTTGGCCAGGATGAGCCCCACGCCCGCCACGAGTCGCAGCGCCAGCTCCAGGGCGTTCATAGTTCGGGGGTTGTGTGTCGGCCGTCATATACGCGGCGGAACCGACGCGACCGGCGAGCGAGGCGGTGTGCCCGCCCGTCGTCCGCTCCCGGCAGCGGCGCGGCGGCGGGACCGCTCGCACGGCCCGGCCGCTAGTCGGCCCCGCCCCACTGCCACTGCGCCAGTTCGAACTTCTCCTCGACGCGCTCGATGACCTCCTCGAGGGGGGCGCCGCTGGAGTGGGGGTGCTCCTCGGCGAGCCGGTGGGCGCGCCGGAGCCAGTCCCGGGCGGCCTCGTAGCGGTCGGCGCTGTCGTCGTGGTCCTCGCCGAGGTCGTCGCCGGCGCGCTCGCACTCCTCGGCTGCGACGACCAGCGCGTCGATGAGGTTGCCGACCACCCAGGCCAGCTGAAAGCGCAGCGCCTCGGGTCCGGGACCGAGTGCGCCGGGATCGTCCGCCGTGAGCGCGGCCCGGTAGCGGTCCAGCGCGTCCTCCCAGGCCGCGACGGCCTCCGTCGGATCGTCGGTCCGGAGCCCCGCGTGACAGGCCGACTCGGCCTCGTCGAAGAGGTCGGCCACGGCCTCGCCCAGGTCGTCCTCCAGGTCGTCGACCGTCCCCCAGAGGTAGTCGCTCTCCTCGAGCTCGCCCCGGGCTTTCTCGATCAGGTCGGTGGCCTCATCGGCGGCCTCGAACACGGCGTCGTACTCGCCGGACTCGCGCGCCTCGCGGACCTCCTCCAGCAGCGCCTCGACGCGCTCGGTCCTGGAGATCACTTCGAGGTATCCCAGTTCGGTCTCGACCGGCTCGATCTCCGCCTCCATCAGCTCGGTGGGCACCGCGTCGTCGTGGGTCGCGCAGTGGTGGGCCTTCGAGAGGCGCATCTGCGCGCGCTGGATCTCGCCGGTCGGGTCCCCGCCCGACTCGATGGTCTCGCGGGCCGCCTCCATGGCCTCGCGGGCGCCGGCGAGCGTCTCCTCCAGGTCGGCCCACGCGCTGCCCACGGTGGAGACGTAGGACGCGAGCGCCCCGGCCCGGTCGGTGTCGACGGGCGTGAACTGGACGGACTCGTCGGCCGTCCTGATCTGCAGCGTCGTGCTGAGCAGCCGGTCGTGCATCTCGGCCCTCGTGACCGACGCCAGCTGATACGTGAGTTCGGGCGACTCCGGCTCGCCGCCCAGCAGGAAGAAGATCCGGCGGTTCGTGGCCACGGCGTAGGCGTGGCTGCCGTCCCCGGGTTCGATAGTCGTCGTTCGATCGTCGGTAGTGTGTTCGATCCCCTCGGCACTGGCCGCCGCGGCCTGGACGGCCTCGCCCTCCTCGAGGAGCGGCGCCAGCCGATCGGCGTCGACCTCCGCCGCCGCCGACCCGGAACCGAACGCGTTTGCAATATCGACTCTGTTGAGCATGACCAACCCCCGGTACGTATTGGCACGGTCGTACAATTATAGTCTTCGATGGGGCCGAAAGGAACCGTCGCTGACACGACGACCGCGGCGGCCCGCGCCGTCGGGAGCGGGCAGAGGTCGGACCCCGGAACCCTTTTGCCCCGCACACGCCTATCTCGCGCCACGATGGGCATCGGCGGCTCCGACATGTACCGGCAGCAGATTCTCGACCACTACAAGAACCCGCGCAACTCCGGCGAGCTCGAGGACCCCACGTTCACGCACATCGGGGAGAACCCCATGTGCGGCGACGAGATCGAGATGGACGTCCGCCTCGACGACGACGAGGAGACCATCGAGAGAGTGGCCTTCCGCGGCGACGGCTGCGCCATCTCGCAGGCCTCCGCCTCCATGCTCTCCGAGAAGCTCCACGGCATGCGCGTCGACGAGCTCGAGGAGATGGACCGCGACGACGTCGTCGACATGCTCGGCGTCGACATCTCCCCCATGCGGATCAAGTGCGCGGTACTGGCCGAGAAAGTGGCACAGGACGGCGCGGAGATCTACTTCGGCGAGAAGAACCTCGATCGGACGACGACCGAGGACGACGACGAAGAGACGCCCGACGACGCGTAGCGAGTGTTTCTGCGGCGCTGT of the Halomicrobium salinisoli genome contains:
- the ftsY gene encoding signal recognition particle-docking protein FtsY, producing the protein MFDGLKDKLGSFTSDVEEDVDEEAAEAAEEAAEEEPTDEEAAAEATESEAEPAPGAEPEPDAATEPDVEDDAASDAEAKPDEAGADAEDAASEADANADAEDAASEAGADEEDDDGGRGVLGRAKVLATGKSVIDEDDLDDHLDDLEMALLSSDVEMGVAQEILDGVKENLVGETRRRLESTGNLVQDALREALYDVISVGQFDFEERIAEADKPVTIVFTGVNGVGKTTTIAKLSERLENHGISTVLANGDTYRAGANEQLQKHADNLDRTLISHEQGSDPAAVLYDAVEYAEANDVDVVLGDTAGRLHTSDDLMAQLEKIDRVIDPDMTIFVDESVAGQDAVNRAREFDDAAEVDGAVLTKADADPQGGAAISIAHVTGKPILFLGTGQDYDDLEPFDPEEVVDRLLPEE
- the pfdA gene encoding prefoldin subunit alpha; the protein is MSLGGGGGGGQMQQVAQEIEQIEQEQEAVEEEIESLREEQTDIDEAIEAIGTLESGATVQVPLGGDAYARAEIADIDEIVVSLGGGYSAERDQDGAVDSLETKKDTIDDRIEELESQIAELESEKEQLEQQAQQMQQQQMQQMMQQEEQGDE
- the rpl18a gene encoding 50S ribosomal protein L18Ae; this encodes MTEYTVTGSFEAREGWQAFETGVDAPNEDVAEERTYAEFGSQHNLKRTQIEVEEVEA
- a CDS encoding translation initiation factor IF-6; protein product: MLRAAFSGSAYVGVFARATDQCLLVRPDVEDDLAADLEAELEVPVVPTTVGGSGTVGALATGNENGLLVSSRVRETERERIAEAVDLPVYELPGRINAAGNVVLCNDAGAYVHADLSREAVQAVEDALEVPVERGTLADVETVGTAAVTTDRGVLCHPKATDPELDALEELLGVPADIGTVNYGAPLVGSGLLANDAGYVVGRDTTGPELGRIEDALGYID
- a CDS encoding 50S ribosomal protein L31e; protein product: MSASDFEERVVTVPLRDANAAPSQERADRAMSIVRQHLAKHFAVEEDAIRLDPSINEAIWERGRSNPPRKLRVRAARFDEEGESVVEAETA
- a CDS encoding 50S ribosomal protein L39e, which encodes MGKKSKAKKQRLAKLDNQNSRVPAWVILKTDRETQRNPKRRNWRRSSTDE
- a CDS encoding ZIP family metal transporter, with the translated sequence MGLAADLAVVFVAGLVTALATGVGALPFFLVEEFDDRWNVALWGLASGIMVAASLFGLVREGLAYGDAWLLAPGALAGVALVAAGHAVVDGVDPDPGEYERADFRKLVLILGVLTVHSFPEGVAVGVSFAELGFADAETVTVAGVALPVLAAFMTVAISIHNVPEGVAVAIPLRSLGVGEWRMVWWAVFSSLPQPVGAVLAFAFVSLARGLLPLGFGFAAGAMVSLVATEFVPEALERGRDLSGGGRREFVAGALVGALAMVPLALV
- the thpR gene encoding RNA 2',3'-cyclic phosphodiesterase; the protein is MGKRLFVSVDLDGLVDEVAAVQDLLVDASGLNVTDPGQAHVTLKFLGDTDPDRVDDLATELEAAVEQAGVDPFEARFAGLGVFPSLDYISVVWLGAEEGSEELTRLHEAIEDRMTAMGFDPEDHDFTPHATLARMEHAGGKELVQEVVRERHPEVGTLRVEEIRLTESVLRSDGPEYTTLERIPIDG
- a CDS encoding tetratricopeptide repeat protein; this translates as MTDREPDDHEFSSGQGFDDPYEGFDLETPELSVDTDKVDPVDSRVLTDMLDEDSVAADEVDAEQLIDVGVSYVHINRHEQAADTFERAARFTDDERLQQEAWTNKGAAHAEMEEWDAAVGAYKEALNVAEESDHAATAETNLAYALWESGRTEQALEHAERAVEIDPRFAEGWYNRGFFLLERGLAEDAVNAFDNAIRLGFRNADILEEKARALEEMGEYDRAEEVAEEAEELREEAEQELLE